One stretch of Phocoena phocoena chromosome 10, mPhoPho1.1, whole genome shotgun sequence DNA includes these proteins:
- the HMCES gene encoding abasic site processing protein HMCES isoform X1: MCGRTSCHLSKEVLTRACAYRDRQGQRRLPEWRDPDRYCPSYNKSPQSSSPVLLSRLHVEKGADSSERVIAPMRWGLVPSWFKEADPSKLQFNTSNCRSDTMMEKRSFKVPLGKGRRCVVLADGFYEWQRCQGTNKTQPYFIYFPQIKTEKSESMGAADGPEDWEKVWDNWRPLTMAGLFDCWEPPEGGDCLYSYTIITVDSCKGLNDIHHRMPAILDGEEAVSKWLDFGEVSAQEALKLIHPTENITFHPVSSVVNNSRNNTPECLLPVDSLVKKELKASGSSQKMLQWLATKSPKKEDTKAPQKAESDVPQGSSQFLKKSPFSRRRGADLLERWLKREKEEEPVAKQPHTQ; this comes from the exons ATGTGCGGGCGGACGTCCTGCCACCTGTCCAAGGAGGTCCTCACCCGGGCCTGCGCCTACCGGGACCGGCAGGGCCAGCGGCGGCTCCCAGAGTGGAGGGACCCGGACCGGTACTGCCCGTCGTACAACAAGAGCCCGCAGTCCAGCAGCCCGGTGCTCCTGTCCCGGCTGCACGTGGAGAAG GGCGCAGACTCATCTGAGCGTGTCATTGCTCCCATGCGGTGGGGCTTGGTCCCGTCTTGGTTTAAAGAAGCTGATCCTTCCAAGCTGCAGTTCAACACTAGCAACTGTCGTAGTGATACCATGATGGAGAAACGGTCCTTTAAG GTGCCTCTGGGAAAGGGAAGGCGCTGTGTTGTTTTAGCAGATGGTTTCTATGAGTGGCAGCGATGTCAGGGAACAAACAAGACGCAGCCCTACTTCATCTACTTCCCCCAAATCAAAACAGAAAAG TCAGAGAGCATGGGTGCTGCAGATGGCCCTGAGGACTGGGAGAAAGTCTGGGACAACTGGAGGCCGCTGACAATGGCCGGGCTCTTTGACTGCtgggagcctccagagggaggagACTGCCTGTATTCTTACACCATCATCACAGTGGATTCCTGCAAAGGCTTGAATGACATCCACCACCG GATGCCTGCCATATTAGATGGAGAGGAGGCAGTCTCTAAGTGGCTGGACTTTGGGGAGGTCTCAGCTCAAGAAGCTCTGAAGTTAATTCACCCCACAGAGAACATCACCTTCCATCCAGTCTCCTCCGTGGTGAACAACTCCCGAAACAACACTCCTGAGTGTCTGCTTCCTGTTGACTCGCTGGTCAAAAAG GAGCTCAAGGCAAGTGGCAGCAGCCAGAAGATGTTGCAATGGCTGGCCACAAAGTCACCCAAAAAGGAAGACACCAAAGCACCCCAAAAGGCAGAGTCAGATGTGCCCCAGGGGTCCAGCCAGTTCTTGAAGAAGAGCCCGTTCTCCCGCAGGAGAGGCGCTGACCTCCTGGAGCGATGGCTGAAgcgggagaaggaggaggagcctGTGGCCAAGCAGCCTCACACCCAGTAG
- the HMCES gene encoding abasic site processing protein HMCES isoform X2: MCGRTSCHLSKEVLTRACAYRDRQGQRRLPEWRDPDRYCPSYNKSPQSSSPVLLSRLHVEKGADSSERVIAPMRWGLVPSWFKEADPSKLQFNTSNCRSDTMMEKRSFKSESMGAADGPEDWEKVWDNWRPLTMAGLFDCWEPPEGGDCLYSYTIITVDSCKGLNDIHHRMPAILDGEEAVSKWLDFGEVSAQEALKLIHPTENITFHPVSSVVNNSRNNTPECLLPVDSLVKKELKASGSSQKMLQWLATKSPKKEDTKAPQKAESDVPQGSSQFLKKSPFSRRRGADLLERWLKREKEEEPVAKQPHTQ; the protein is encoded by the exons ATGTGCGGGCGGACGTCCTGCCACCTGTCCAAGGAGGTCCTCACCCGGGCCTGCGCCTACCGGGACCGGCAGGGCCAGCGGCGGCTCCCAGAGTGGAGGGACCCGGACCGGTACTGCCCGTCGTACAACAAGAGCCCGCAGTCCAGCAGCCCGGTGCTCCTGTCCCGGCTGCACGTGGAGAAG GGCGCAGACTCATCTGAGCGTGTCATTGCTCCCATGCGGTGGGGCTTGGTCCCGTCTTGGTTTAAAGAAGCTGATCCTTCCAAGCTGCAGTTCAACACTAGCAACTGTCGTAGTGATACCATGATGGAGAAACGGTCCTTTAAG TCAGAGAGCATGGGTGCTGCAGATGGCCCTGAGGACTGGGAGAAAGTCTGGGACAACTGGAGGCCGCTGACAATGGCCGGGCTCTTTGACTGCtgggagcctccagagggaggagACTGCCTGTATTCTTACACCATCATCACAGTGGATTCCTGCAAAGGCTTGAATGACATCCACCACCG GATGCCTGCCATATTAGATGGAGAGGAGGCAGTCTCTAAGTGGCTGGACTTTGGGGAGGTCTCAGCTCAAGAAGCTCTGAAGTTAATTCACCCCACAGAGAACATCACCTTCCATCCAGTCTCCTCCGTGGTGAACAACTCCCGAAACAACACTCCTGAGTGTCTGCTTCCTGTTGACTCGCTGGTCAAAAAG GAGCTCAAGGCAAGTGGCAGCAGCCAGAAGATGTTGCAATGGCTGGCCACAAAGTCACCCAAAAAGGAAGACACCAAAGCACCCCAAAAGGCAGAGTCAGATGTGCCCCAGGGGTCCAGCCAGTTCTTGAAGAAGAGCCCGTTCTCCCGCAGGAGAGGCGCTGACCTCCTGGAGCGATGGCTGAAgcgggagaaggaggaggagcctGTGGCCAAGCAGCCTCACACCCAGTAG
- the HMCES gene encoding abasic site processing protein HMCES isoform X3, with translation MCGRTSCHLSKEVLTRACAYRDRQGQRRLPEWRDPDRYCPSYNKSPQSSSPVLLSRLHVEKVPLGKGRRCVVLADGFYEWQRCQGTNKTQPYFIYFPQIKTEKSESMGAADGPEDWEKVWDNWRPLTMAGLFDCWEPPEGGDCLYSYTIITVDSCKGLNDIHHRMPAILDGEEAVSKWLDFGEVSAQEALKLIHPTENITFHPVSSVVNNSRNNTPECLLPVDSLVKKELKASGSSQKMLQWLATKSPKKEDTKAPQKAESDVPQGSSQFLKKSPFSRRRGADLLERWLKREKEEEPVAKQPHTQ, from the exons ATGTGCGGGCGGACGTCCTGCCACCTGTCCAAGGAGGTCCTCACCCGGGCCTGCGCCTACCGGGACCGGCAGGGCCAGCGGCGGCTCCCAGAGTGGAGGGACCCGGACCGGTACTGCCCGTCGTACAACAAGAGCCCGCAGTCCAGCAGCCCGGTGCTCCTGTCCCGGCTGCACGTGGAGAAG GTGCCTCTGGGAAAGGGAAGGCGCTGTGTTGTTTTAGCAGATGGTTTCTATGAGTGGCAGCGATGTCAGGGAACAAACAAGACGCAGCCCTACTTCATCTACTTCCCCCAAATCAAAACAGAAAAG TCAGAGAGCATGGGTGCTGCAGATGGCCCTGAGGACTGGGAGAAAGTCTGGGACAACTGGAGGCCGCTGACAATGGCCGGGCTCTTTGACTGCtgggagcctccagagggaggagACTGCCTGTATTCTTACACCATCATCACAGTGGATTCCTGCAAAGGCTTGAATGACATCCACCACCG GATGCCTGCCATATTAGATGGAGAGGAGGCAGTCTCTAAGTGGCTGGACTTTGGGGAGGTCTCAGCTCAAGAAGCTCTGAAGTTAATTCACCCCACAGAGAACATCACCTTCCATCCAGTCTCCTCCGTGGTGAACAACTCCCGAAACAACACTCCTGAGTGTCTGCTTCCTGTTGACTCGCTGGTCAAAAAG GAGCTCAAGGCAAGTGGCAGCAGCCAGAAGATGTTGCAATGGCTGGCCACAAAGTCACCCAAAAAGGAAGACACCAAAGCACCCCAAAAGGCAGAGTCAGATGTGCCCCAGGGGTCCAGCCAGTTCTTGAAGAAGAGCCCGTTCTCCCGCAGGAGAGGCGCTGACCTCCTGGAGCGATGGCTGAAgcgggagaaggaggaggagcctGTGGCCAAGCAGCCTCACACCCAGTAG